A genomic region of Drosophila kikkawai strain 14028-0561.14 chromosome X, DkikHiC1v2, whole genome shotgun sequence contains the following coding sequences:
- the LOC108083800 gene encoding zinc finger protein 239 produces the protein MTTTPAHSVASVAPSDSGKCSQGKDKDSPRLMCEYCGHRTRLLWNLHVHQRRHTGDLPFTCQTCQARFAARYQLTTHLERHVDAAERRLRHFCTVCNVGFSSYRALYHHRPLHEEEKRYKCQQCDKQFAQAAGYAQHKRWHRQRIQRVAKDLTMESTENTANLVTAGQDQHMPSLD, from the coding sequence ATGACGACGACCCCGGCACATTCAGTAGCTTCTGTGGCCCCATCGGATTCTGGGAAATGCAGCCAAGGCAAGGACAAGGATAGCCCGCGTCTCATGTGCGAGTACTGTGGCCATAGGACACGACTCTTGTGGAATCTCCATGTCCATCAGCGGCGTCACACCGGCGACTTGCCCTTCACCTGCCAAACCTGTCAGGCGCGCTTTGCGGCCCGCTATCAGCTCACCACGCATCTGGAGCGGCATGTAGATGCCGCAGAGCGGCGTCTACGGCACTTTTGCACTGTCTGCAATGTGGGCTTCTCCAGCTATCGGGCGTTGTACCACCATCGGCCGCTGCATGAGGAGGAGAAGCGGTACAAGTGCCAGCAGTGCGACAAGCAATTCGCCCAGGCAGCGGGCTATGCCCAACACAAGCGGTGGCACCGCCAGCGGATACAGCGGGTGGCCAAGGATCTGACCATGGAGTCGACGGAGAATACTGCGAATTTGGTGACTGCTGGTCAAGATCAACATATGCCTAGTCTGGACTGA
- the LOC108083891 gene encoding zinc finger protein 275 isoform X1, with amino-acid sequence MLRHCLANVDYARLHAQQQLRPKCGEIFYEQEANSFQLICLLCEMKHFTFEDFARHIRNVHFDKQGRPLTETFTMSAAAAVEPFPTSIRAAPEPHLDLMWKEEGLDIEAEPETEEVNPLRILTVDENLTDGDETKDSPPWHSDRKNFSDFESDNGDLDEETELQDIRGSLKDEEEEEEDQQSVFKQKQRQPKDYNCPHCDRKYTTQKYLNTHLKMSHPHPQAFKCDDCEATFDADRALAQHRRKAHTEFGCQLCEKVFKSSRSLLRHVQGHSGVRQFKCDHENCGKSFVNQHNLTSHRRVHSEERNYVCELCGYRSRYREALIVHRRTHTGEKPFQCQTCDRCFASKSLLNEHQAMHSTEKPFKCDKCEAAFSRPKALYHHKHLHLGIKKFKCKICGNAYAQAAGLSAHMRVHKLQTDAASDATTTTSATAPIELLFTF; translated from the exons ATGCTGAGACACTGTCTTGCCAACGTGGACTATGCCCGCCTCCACGCCCAGCAGCAGTTACGCCCCAAATGCGGGGAGATCTTCTACGAGCAGGAGGCCAATTCCTTTCAACTGATCTGCCTCCTGTGCGAGATGAAGCACTTCACCTTCGAGGACTTTGCCCGGCACATTCGAAACGTGCACTTTGACAAGCAGGGCAGGCCGCTCACGGAGACGTTCACAATGtcggccgccgccgccgtcgagCCTTTTCCCACTAGCATCAGGGCCGCTCCAGAGCCGCATCTCGACTTAATGTGGAAGGAGGAGGGCTTAGATATCGAAGCAGAGCCCGAAACGGAGGAGGTTAATCCTTTGCGCATACTGACAGTGGATGAAAACCTGACTGATGGCGATGAAACGAAAGATTCTCCGCCCTGGCACTCAGATCGCAAGAATTTCTCCGATTTTGAGAGCGACAATGGGGATCTGGATGAGGAGACAGAGCTACAAGATATCCGCGGCAGCCTTaaagacgaggaggaggaggaggaggatcagCAATCAGTATTCAAG CAGAAACAACGCCAGCCCAAGGACTACAACTGTCCGCACTGTGATCGCAAGTACACCACACAGAAATACCTGAACACACACCTCAAGATGAGCCATCCGCATCCGCAGGCCTTCAAGTGCGACGATTGCGAGGCCACCTTTGATGCGGATCGGGCTCTGGCCCAACACCGGCGCAAGGCGCACACAGAATTTGGCTGTCAGCTGTGCGAGAAGGTGTTCAAGAGCTCCCGTTCCCTGCTGCGCCATGTCCAGGGCCATTCGGGGGTGCGGCAGTTCAAGTGCGACCACGAGAACTGCGGCAAATCCTTTGTGAACCAGCACAATCTTACCTCACACCGTCGCGTCCACAGCGAGGAACGCAACTATGTGTGTGAGCTGTGCGGCTATAGATCCCGCTACCGCGAGGCCCTTATCGTTCACCGACGCACCCACACCGGCGAAAAGCCATTCCAGTGCCAGACATGCGATCGCTGCTTCGCCTCCAAGTCGCTGCTCAACGAGCACCAGGCCATGCACTCCACGGAGAAGCCTTTCAAATGTGACAAATGCGAGGCAGCCTTTTCGCGGCCCAAGGCCCTCTATCATCACAAGCACCTCCACTTGGGCATCAAGAAGTTCAAGTGTAAGATCTGTGGCAATGCCTACGCCCAGGCGGCGGGTCTATCCGCTCACATGCGGGTCCACAAGCT
- the LOC108083891 gene encoding zinc finger protein ZFP2 isoform X2: protein MLRHCLANVDYARLHAQQQLRPKCGEIFYEQEANSFQLICLLCEMKHFTFEDFARHIRNVHFDKQGRPLTETFTMSAAAAVEPFPTSIRAAPEPHLDLMWKEEGLDIEAEPETEEVNPLRILTVDENLTDGDETKDSPPWHSDRKNFSDFESDNGDLDEETELQDIRGSLKDEEEEEEDQQSVFKKQRQPKDYNCPHCDRKYTTQKYLNTHLKMSHPHPQAFKCDDCEATFDADRALAQHRRKAHTEFGCQLCEKVFKSSRSLLRHVQGHSGVRQFKCDHENCGKSFVNQHNLTSHRRVHSEERNYVCELCGYRSRYREALIVHRRTHTGEKPFQCQTCDRCFASKSLLNEHQAMHSTEKPFKCDKCEAAFSRPKALYHHKHLHLGIKKFKCKICGNAYAQAAGLSAHMRVHKLQTDAASDATTTTSATAPIELLFTF, encoded by the exons ATGCTGAGACACTGTCTTGCCAACGTGGACTATGCCCGCCTCCACGCCCAGCAGCAGTTACGCCCCAAATGCGGGGAGATCTTCTACGAGCAGGAGGCCAATTCCTTTCAACTGATCTGCCTCCTGTGCGAGATGAAGCACTTCACCTTCGAGGACTTTGCCCGGCACATTCGAAACGTGCACTTTGACAAGCAGGGCAGGCCGCTCACGGAGACGTTCACAATGtcggccgccgccgccgtcgagCCTTTTCCCACTAGCATCAGGGCCGCTCCAGAGCCGCATCTCGACTTAATGTGGAAGGAGGAGGGCTTAGATATCGAAGCAGAGCCCGAAACGGAGGAGGTTAATCCTTTGCGCATACTGACAGTGGATGAAAACCTGACTGATGGCGATGAAACGAAAGATTCTCCGCCCTGGCACTCAGATCGCAAGAATTTCTCCGATTTTGAGAGCGACAATGGGGATCTGGATGAGGAGACAGAGCTACAAGATATCCGCGGCAGCCTTaaagacgaggaggaggaggaggaggatcagCAATCAGTATTCAAG AAACAACGCCAGCCCAAGGACTACAACTGTCCGCACTGTGATCGCAAGTACACCACACAGAAATACCTGAACACACACCTCAAGATGAGCCATCCGCATCCGCAGGCCTTCAAGTGCGACGATTGCGAGGCCACCTTTGATGCGGATCGGGCTCTGGCCCAACACCGGCGCAAGGCGCACACAGAATTTGGCTGTCAGCTGTGCGAGAAGGTGTTCAAGAGCTCCCGTTCCCTGCTGCGCCATGTCCAGGGCCATTCGGGGGTGCGGCAGTTCAAGTGCGACCACGAGAACTGCGGCAAATCCTTTGTGAACCAGCACAATCTTACCTCACACCGTCGCGTCCACAGCGAGGAACGCAACTATGTGTGTGAGCTGTGCGGCTATAGATCCCGCTACCGCGAGGCCCTTATCGTTCACCGACGCACCCACACCGGCGAAAAGCCATTCCAGTGCCAGACATGCGATCGCTGCTTCGCCTCCAAGTCGCTGCTCAACGAGCACCAGGCCATGCACTCCACGGAGAAGCCTTTCAAATGTGACAAATGCGAGGCAGCCTTTTCGCGGCCCAAGGCCCTCTATCATCACAAGCACCTCCACTTGGGCATCAAGAAGTTCAAGTGTAAGATCTGTGGCAATGCCTACGCCCAGGCGGCGGGTCTATCCGCTCACATGCGGGTCCACAAGCT
- the LOC108083908 gene encoding zinc finger protein 260 produces the protein MLKSLKPDTYAGMANAKCGEIYFQSLHSFRIDCAFCEMKSFVFGDFLLHVQNVHFENGLLKTEAEAELKQERDQASPVPIVAQVNPFAWYEIGGQRDDDDDSEDDEAALPAGLDEEDERPGRAIMKWDNSGHLAGSESMRQVRALKVDYKEEDSECGLELDHDRDVDPADSLGSEIQSHSRHACPHCSKSYQSRKTLERHLLRQHKDATAAIDDADSEDADYEPPKEKTGAGSGPQEHKCEHCDKIYHGKYSLRQHLKREHSNDNNDGEGGTSTFTCLECEAELPRLRLLDEHMVQAHGGAACVVCGRRYKTRHELKRHQLKHTSERNVPCTHPGCGKRFFTVRHMRNHGKVHTEQKNFVCESCGYSCRNKETLRVHIRSHTGERPFGCQVCDKRFPSHSGLREHMAMHSTERPHVCGVCGATFSRQKGLYHHKFLHADTKQFVCKLCGNAYAQAAGLAGHMRKHRNDELHG, from the coding sequence ATGCTCAAGTCCCTCAAGCCGGACACATACGCCGGCATGGCGAACGCCAAGTGCGGCGAGATCTACTTCCAGAGCCTGCACAGCTTCCGCATCGACTGCGCCTTCTGTGAGATGAAGAGCTTTGTCTTCGGCGACTTCCTGCTCCACGTCCAGAACGTGCACTTTGAGAACGGCCTGCTCAAGACGGAGGCGGAGGCCGAACTGAAGCAGGAGCGCGACCAGGCCTCGCCGGTGCCGATAGTGGCGCAGGTGAATCCCTTTGCCTGGTACGAGATTGGCGGCCAACGTGATGACGACGATGACAGCGAGGACGACGAGGCGGCGCTGCCGGCGGGattggacgaggaggacgagcGGCCGGGCAGGGCCATCATGAAGTGGGACAACTCTGGCCATCTGGCTGGTAGTGAGTCCATGCGACAGGTGAGGGCCCTGAAGGTGGACTACAAGGAGGAGGATTCCGAGTGCGGCCTGGAGCTGGACCACGACCGCGATGTGGATCCGGCGGACTCGCTGGGAAGCGAGATCCAGTCCCACTCCCGCCACGCCTGTCCGCACTGCTCGAAGAGCTACCAGAGCCGCAAGACCCTGGAGCGGCACCTGCTGCGCCAGCACAAGGACGCCACCGCTGCCATAGATGATGCGGATAGCGAGGATGCCGACTACGAGCCGCCCAAGGAGAAGACTGGAGCTGGGAGCGGGCCGCAGGAGCACAAGTGCGAGCACTGCGACAAGATCTATCACGGCAAGTACAGCCTGCGGCAGCACCTGAAGCGGGAGCACAgcaacgacaacaacgacggcGAGGGTGGCACCAGCACATTCACCTGCCTAGAATGCGAGGCGGAGCTGCCGCGCCTGCGTCTTCTGGACGAGCACATGGTACAAGCGCACGGCGGTGCCGCGTGCGTGGTATGCGGCCGCCGCTACAAGACGCGCCACGAGCTGAAACGTCACCAGCTGAAGCATACCAGCGAACGCAACGTGCCCTGCACGCATCCTGGCTGCGGCAAGCGGTTCTTCACCGTCCGCCACATGCGGAACCACGGCAAGGTGCATACCGAGCAAAAGAACTTCGTGTGCGAGAGCTGTGGCTATAGTTGCCGTAACAAGGAGACGCTGCGCGTTCACATCCGTAGTCACACCGGTGAGCGGCCCTTTGGATGTCAGGTTTGCGACAAGCGCTTTCCCTCCCATTCCGGCCTCAGGGAGCACATGGCCATGCATTCCACGGAGCGGCCGCATGTGTGCGGCGTCTGCGGTGCCACCTTTTCGCGACAGAAGGGGCTCTATCACCACAAGTTCCTCCATGCGGACACCAAGCAGTTTGTGTGCAAGCTCTGCGGAAATGCATACGCCCAGGCAGCTGGACTCGCCGGACACATGCGAAAGCATCGCAACGACGAGCTCCATGGATAG